DNA sequence from the Carassius carassius chromosome 6, fCarCar2.1, whole genome shotgun sequence genome:
CATTATCTGCAGTAAATTTCACTGTGGTGTAATGCCTGCATTTACTAGGCTGTCAAAGTCTGTGCTTTTCCAAAACACACAAAATCAGGCATGTGCTTCTTTTCACTCTTGAgagttgtgttttgcaaaatggTTTTCCTCAGCATAGTTTAAAACCCACCAGTCTTAACCTCAGATGGCATGCCCGAGGACCACCAACAGTCCTTCACCCATTTGTATTGCACTCGAACATGGCGAGCGCTTACTCAAACGGGCACACTTCAATCTGggaaacaaagcatgcaaacaacaataaaaagtaTACTGactttaaacttttgaacagcagtgtatgtcCTGTAGATCGCAGTCTAAACACATGTTATGCTATTTTCATACAGTGGGTAAATAATCACGTTTTGTTGCTTTACAGACTGAAATGAAGACGGacgcagtttttgttttatccaacgATAtgtactcagtgcaacttatgacatccaagtgaaagatagaACACCAACatgatagaaaaaaatatttcttattgtcTCTGTACTGAAAGCCCCTTTCTTCTGGAAACTACTAAATTGAGCAAGATGCATTCACTCACATTCGTACGATTCATCACTTTAGTTTCCTTTCCCGAACGGGGCATGTGTGTTGTTAGGTCACTTCTCCACCCAGACTATAAGCGTAAGAATAGATTAAAATagaagtgttgtgtgtgtgtgttacagtccTGATGACATTGGGACCTGCTGGTATATCCTGCTGTCTGGCTCAGTCTTTATAAAGGAATCCATGTTTCTGCCCCGCAGCAGGTATGATTGCGTTCGGTTTGCCCCATTGCATCCTCTCTGTGTCCTGTTCCGTGTTTTGTGTGATGTATGtcgttttatttcagttttggtaAGCGTTCTGCGGGTAGTTTGCGTCGTGGTTGTGAGTGTATCATCCTCGAGGCTTCTGAGATGATTGTGGTGAGTTACACAGGCCTGTATTTGTGAAGTAAGCCATGTTTCATTCAGTTAGAGGAGGATACGGTTATACACTATCTGTCTCTCTCAGGTGGACTACGTGGATGACAACGATGAGTATTTCCAAAGACAAGCATCTCATCGTCAGTCCAGGAGAAGATTCCGCAAGATAAACCAGTGCGGAGAGCGACAGACTATCATTGATACGGTCGATCATTATCCAGTCAGCAAGCCCCCTCTGCCTCCAGGACACCACTCGGTCCGTTCATacatagtaaaaccaacatgaaaaagaattatgataaaatcatgaatcattttttttttgttgccataTTTCTCATCTATTGTGAAGCgtcactgtatttttttcttcagattaaCCCATGGAATGtgtattaatatgtttttaattttctcTTACTGCAGGAATGCTCCAAATCCCAGgtaatttactttttaatactATCGAATGATAATCTTCAATGCtgctttgtgtattttttatttatttttttgatgaaacACTGTCAGCTTTTTTGTGTTAAGTAAACTATTTATAGGTTGATTCCCTCAAAAGGTGCAAAGGTTTGCACATTGTTCCCGCATAGAcacaacttttaaaaaatgtcaatGTTTTGTACTTTGTTGTCATGTAAACACCATAGTGAATGTTAAGACCAGCTGTAAACCTTAATGCATATCTCGGCTGGCTGCTTGTGATCAGAACACTACAAACACATCAAATTCAGCAGGTGGAAACTGTCTGTAAAGCATGTTACTCCGCAATCTATGGAGGTTTTGGATCAAAGCCATAGTCTTGGCAAATCTAATCTGGTAAAAGCTTCTTATCTTCTTTTCAGTCACTCTCAGTTTCTCCCTTGTGACACTTTGAGCATTTAGTCTCTttgcatgagtttttttttattatcctcTGACTTGTCATGAACCTGATCAACAGCAGGAAGGGGGGTGGGATTTTGACAGATGTATGTGGCATCCTGATTGTTCAGTGAGCTGTCAATCATTGCATGCTTGTCCTTAGTGACTGGTTTAGTATGGCAGTGGGTGTCAACCCGCCCCCCTCTTGATAATCCCATGATCTCCCATTGGGGTGTGTGTGAATGGGACAGAGGGGAAGGGTCTGATGAAACCTCCCTCTGTTAGAGTGCTGTCTGTTACTGTGCTGATGGGTAGATTACAGTAGAGAGGGATGCTGTCTCTGACAGAGAGTGCTTTGGGGAGAAAGATATTTGAAGATTTAATAGGTGCAGTTAGAGCAGTGTGCTACAGAAAGAGACTGAAGATGTTTTAGAGGTAAGCACACCGGATGGTAGGGCATTCAGTATTGCAGGCTATGAGACAGCTAGTCCGGTCTCATGGCTATGGAGTCAGGGGACAGCAGACCAGGACTGtgagtatctctctctctctctcgaaacACAAAAGCCTGTGGACTACATGCATAATTCTTTTACAACAACAGGCTAAACAAAAGCATGCATTAGTTAATTGTAAATAAACATGATGTGCATGCATTCTTTGTTTGGCTATGCATGCTTCATTTTATAAAGTATTAGGGAGGAGTTGAATTTAATGAGTGAACTGAGTTTTGGTTTGAAAAGTATTATTTTCAATATGCCATTAATAGGTGAAAATAATATCCTGAGTTGGGCAGAATAAAAATTTTAGATTGTATTGAAATTCGAATTCAAtacataaataattgtattaaattattgGATTTATGTACAATTATGTGCATAAttgtagttacatttataattaaatgtttaatgaatTCAGTTAAGTTataaattcacatacttttgtTTCTGGCTTTGTTGTGCaatctaaatttaatttaaaattgataATATATTTTTCGGAAGTTCTATTCACATTGTTAATCTTCATAATTTAGTTTCTGGTTATGttatacaattacatttttgatttgatttttactttttttaaatatgtttttgaagttgtttttttcttgttattgATATGTAATAGGTCATGTAGTCATATCAGTGGTTTGTTTAAAGGGCCGCACTATTGAGTTTCTGAGTTGCGTGAGTGTATTCTACATGTGATTTTGTTGTAGGGTCACTGTATGTAGGCCATCTGATCTAGGACATCAGTACATGAACCCATCAACTTTACTGTAGTAAGCCTCAGGGTATGCTGTACAGTAGGTTGTTGGTGTGTGTGCTCGCTGGTCTAatcattaatttagtttattcatTAATGAAAGCTTCAGTCATTATTCCATACAGTAGTTTACTTTTTGGATCTTTTTGTGGtgctgtgtgtttgtctgtatcAAGGAATTGTGGTAACTGCCGAGCCTGGAAAGGGTAGGTCTGTGCCAAACTGCTAGCAATAATActtcattttgtgtttatttttatcaaCCAATGATTGAAATGACTCGTAGATGGattattaaatctttaaaatgcCACCATTCAGctgaacttgtgtgtgtgtgtgtgtgtgtgtgggaacagATCATCCATTGCACTAAAGAATAATTGTGCTGACACTAACGCAGGGTTTAAAATTAATCCTTGGTTTCCTGATGAAATAGAAGTTGAAAAAAAGCTATGTTTGCACAAATGATCACAAGCTTGTGCCAGGGAAGAATTGTTGTATTTTtctgcatattatatatatatatatatatatatatatatatatatatatatatatataaaacaacagcGTCTTGTAATGTGACATGCAACACTCCAGATTAAACTGTAttaaacagtaattaaaaaaattattgtacaTGCACTATAATCATAATttgtacttatttgtatttttaaaaaatgtatttgtcactgcaggacaatttaaatgaactaaaaagtgtttaaaatgtgACAAGAAAATGCTgaccagttacacacacacacacacacacacaaacatacacacacacacacatatttatatattcttatttgtttatttatcccTCTTTTTATAATGGTATATGTATGTCTCTTGCAGCTTCTTACCGACATCTCAAAGCCACACCCCTCCGACAGTTGCCACTCCCATATCACTTCCAGCCAATCACATTCCAGCATCGCCAGTGATTCAGGAAGTAGCAGCCTATCAGATATTTACCAGGTGATAAGAGACGCTCCGCGAGTTTATATCAGGAAGCAATCTCCTTACACGCTCCACAACAGCAGCGCATCCTGAAAGAGATTTATTGTGAACATCTGGGACACACGCACTCGCACACATTTAAATCCTGTCCCCCGCCCTCCTCTGTGGTCCATCTGTCACCTCTCCATAACCTATTCATGTCAGTCCTCAAGCGCACATACCTTTTGATCCTCAGATCAGcattacacatgcacacacaaacatccaCCGCGTGTACAAACACAGCCAGCTCAGAGTCACAAAGTCTCTGGAAACAGAAATGCGGGTCACAAAGGCTGCAGATGTCTACGAACGTCATCATTCTGAACTCACATGTTATCTCTCACAGGCCACTGAGAGTGAATGTGGAGACATGGATCTGAGTGGGCTTCCTGAAACAGCAGTGGACacggatgaggatgatgatgatgaagacgtAGGGAGGGGATCGGACCCTCTTATGAGTCGAGATATTGTGAGAGACTGTCTGGAGAAAGATCCTATGGACCGTACAGATGATGACATTGGTACACTTGAGTTCTTTGATGTTGTTCGATGATGCTACTGtcatttttactttcatttacGCTTTcactttattttctctttctgtgTACAGAGCAGTTGCTGGAGTTTGTGCAGCAGCTTCCGGCTTTTGCCAGTCTGAGTGTTTCAGTGCGGAGGGAGCTGTGTGCCGTCATGGTGTTTGCAGTCGTGGAACGGGCCAGAACCATCGTACTCAACCACGGGGAAGAGGTGAGACGGGACCCATCACAGCAATTCATCTCTTTATTTGTGTTCAGCTGATAACTGGcacttatgtatgtgtgtgtgtgtgtgtgtgtgtgtgtgtgtgtttaagctgGACTCATGGTCAGTCATTCTGAATGGAGCAGTTGAGGTGATCTACCCAGACGGCggcagtgagagtgtgtgtatgggTGGAAGTTTTGGTGTCTCCCCTTCTATGGAGAAACAGCTGATGACTGGAGTCATGAGGACCAAAGTGGATGATTGTCAGGTGAGAGGATGATCATTACTAATCTTCAGGCTTGTCACCATAACAAATTTTTTTGTTGTGCGATATATACCCCCAGAAATAATTGCTATAATcgatattattgtcattttaaagaccactgaatataaaatcataatgTAGAAGGCCTACACACTTCCAAATGACAACAtaacataatacatttttgataatattttgaTCATGGAAATTAGATGTCCAAATATTAGATACCTTAAAAACCTTAATAAttagtaaatattaatttataatttatgtttttaacaAAGAGTGCAAAGTAACgggtagaaaaaaagaaaaatgcctaCCGACATCTCAAAGCCACACCCCTCCGACAGTTGCCACTCCCATATCACTTCCAGCCAATCACAAAAACGAACTTGTATGGAGATTTTTCCATCTACAGATTTTTCCCGGTCCTTCTTTTCTCTGTAAATAAAGGGTGCACACTAATGTTGAGAAACACAATTACTAACTTACTCAGCAGTCAGATGTCTGTATGCACGAAGGCACAGATCCCTAAACAAGACCAAATCTGCagattaaagtttatttttttcttgaagcATGTTTTTATTTGAACAAGCTCCTCACGACAACATCACATAATGAACGAGAAGCTGCAAAAGACACGGGTGCAAGTGCGATGTACAAAACAGGGTGAcataaatatttaagtaaatataaaagGGTCGGTATATTACCAAAAATTATTAAGGTCATGTATATTTATTGCGCGATAAGTCGATATATTGATTATAGCGACAGGCCTACTAATCGTCCAATAGCTCATTTGTCAATAAACCAAATCTAGATTTTCTAGTATTTTGGTTTAGAAATGCAAATCGAAAATCTCCTTTTCAATGATAATGTATCCAATAACAAGCCTTATTTCTAATGCAAATTTTGCATAAAATGATGAGACAAAAAAACGCCAGTTAACatcattatatgtgtgtgtgtgtgtgtgtgtagtttgtgtGTATTGCGCAGCAGGAATACTGCTCCATTCTGAATCAGGTTGAGCAGAACACACAGCGAGTGGAGGAGGAAGGAGAAATCGTCATGGTGAAAGAACACCGAGAACTCGACCGGACGGGGACCCGCAAGGGACACATTGTTGTTAAGGTATTACCGTCTTTTGGAAAGATCttacttgaaatttttttttttaaatccactgAATTTTGCATCTGATGTATACTTTGTTTAGGGCACTGCTGAGAGGCTGATGCAGCACTTAGTGGAGGACCATTCAGTTGTCGACCCCACATATATCGAGGACTTCCTGTTGACCTATCGTACCTTCCTGCCCAGTCCTCTGATTTTGGGACAGAGACTTCTGGACTGGTTTAATGACTCCAGTTACCGGGATAAGGTAGTGTGACTGACTTAAAACACATATAAATCTTCAGCTGGACGGGACTCAgagttcttctctctctcttttaatcaGGTGACCCGAGTTGTGTTGTTATGGGTCAACAATCACTTCAGTGACTTCGAAGGAGATCCTGATATGAGCAGTTTTTTGGAGGAGTTCCAGAGCAATCTGGAAAGAGAGGTATGAACTGCATGCACTTGTCACTTTAATGCATATACAGTTATCATATTATCATCCTTATTAACTTCCTCTATTTATCCGAACAGAAAATGACGGGTCAGTTGCGGTTACTTAACATAGCATGTGCTGCTAAAGCCAAACCCAGAGTGATTACCATAAATAGGCCTGCTCGAGAGATGCCCCTCCCCTTCACTCTCATTGGAGGAGCTGAACGAGGAACACGCCTCTTTATCAGCGGTGTGGAAGTCGGTAGCAAAGCAGAAGAGGCGGGGCTTAAACGTGGAGACCAGGTAACACCTTTCGAACCTCAGTATAAATATGAAGCATATTCtttgacaatttttttctttcttttctaatctttttgacaCTCGGGCAGATATTGGAGGTGAACGGGCAGACGTTTGAGAATGTGCAGTTGTCCAAAGCAGTAGAAATCCTCAGGAACAACACACAGCTCTGTATGAGTGTCAAAACCAACCTCCTGGGTAAGATTCCCACCAGGATACGCCTTCCAATACACACAGGCTGGGGATAAATATCTctcatttttgtattttccttTACTCGCTTCACTCCTCTCAGTTTTCAAGGAGCTGGTGGCCAGGGTGGCAGAGGAAAGGAAAAACGGCATTCCTCATCTTCCAAAGATTGGTGACGGGAAGAAAAACAGCCGTTATTCTGTAGCTGAACTTGGGGCTGATTCGGATCTAATAGGTCAAGAAAAAGTCAGCAGGAAGGTTAAAGCACATACAGTGGGCGGCCGAAACAAACTCATGAAGATTCTAGACAAGACACGCATGAGCATCCTACCTCAGAAACCTTACAGGTACACAAGCTTGAGACCCCGAAGAAGAAAAGATATCAGTAAGGATCTTGTCGTGTGTTAGTGATATGTTCATAAACAGAAGGGGGTTTTAGCATTATTTCACATCCACTCCTTTTGAATTGTCTGGTAGATTCTGGTGTAATGTTGACCTCCCGTAGAGTCATGCTGAGTCATTGTGCTTCTGTTGTGTAGTGACCTTGGGATAGGGCAGACTCAGGATGACAGCATTGTGGGATTACGGCAGAACAAACAGACTCCGCCCACTATGGCTGTTAGTGGAAATCTCTCATCCAGTAACCCTGACCTGGCTCCAGGCCAACAACGCATCATCGACTACAGTACACAACCACCAGGTAAATGCACaggatatatatatgtgttttttaaaGCTTCTTAAGCTgcaaggctgcacttatttgatcataaatacactaaaaacagtaaaattgtgaaataatattacattatatatatgtatatatatatatatatatatatatatatatatatatatatatatatatatatatatatatatatatatatatatatatatgtgtatatatatatatatatatatatatatatatatatatatatatatatatatgtgtatatatacatatatatatatatatatatatatatatatatatatatatatatatgtgtgtgtatatatatatatatatatatatatatatatatttgaatgtaatttattcctttgagtcaaagctgaattttcagcatcattactgcttCCAGCAGTCGTGCcgcttaagattttttttttaatatataaagagagagagagagaggggttttttctttattttttgaatCTGTGgtactttttcaggattttttaatgaataaaaatgagaacagcatttatttaaaatataaatatgttgtaAACTTTGGGGTCAgtgaattttctttctttttattttttttggaggaacattttttatttagcttggatgtgttaaattgataagttATAGTAAAGACTCATATTGTTAGCAAATATTTCTGTTATATTCAACACGCATACATACTATAATTACACTTAAATTTTTGAatcatttaattgtaataataattatatgtagGGGGATAATGCATGGCTAGCTGTGCATTATCTGCTTATACCATGGTCATTTGCCATCTATTAATGATGTTTGCAGCACAATATTTGACTGAATTGGTAAAAATTAAGGTTATTTTAATCAGTTACGGCTCGTTAGCTCTATAGCATACTGCCTGCTTCAAATCACAAACAAGAGATGAAATAGTGCAgtaagaatgcatttatttgaatgaattatagcatttattttcaatcatCAATTGAttgaccgagagagagagagagacagagagagagagagagatgacagttGTGGGTGTTTTACCTGCATCTGCGCATCTCTCTCTACAAACAATGAAgcttttttatttgcttaaaaaacAGGGATTTCACCACCTCATTGCTGAGTAATATAATGTGGCgactagacttgtgccggtattcggtaatgcgatatatcatggtaatgaatatgcacgatattgttatcgtgggtacttctaaataccgtgaataattatattacaaattattctgaatttggaatgcattttaagaatactgttcccatcaactggtcaaaatgcacaacaccgctgtatgctgcttgaaagactctgtgcgctctgatgtaaacaagcgtgcatgagaagcacatggaggaacacgtgagagacaaGGTGAATGAAAGcgcattcactctctgacagcagatggcgctaaactgcagaaaatgtccttaccctggaaaccccataaataaagcagctgcgctactttctgaaacatatttaaataattttaaatagtcattcagatttgtgtatttgctatgatgtacatcacagtgccaaatacttaagtattaagacttaataggttattttaatctggactataACGTGCCATAGAtatagtttgaaaatgtttagattttttattgttaattcacactttacatcagggcttcatttttaacattagttcattcattggttaacataaactgccaatgataaatttttctgaacattcattaatcttaggtattccaatatttaataacacgttgttaaaatgtaaaattgcagCTGTATTAtgtaatgagctaacatgaactatgacttgaatttttttttttaacaaagattaataacttctgtagcaaatgtagctattgtgaatgttaatggttaactaatgagattgtaaagtgatacctatgggtctttaaagtttttttgcactttaatctgtgcaaaacttttaactttatatatttttctttattgttttattttttttaaatgttcagttatttttgttattagaaaaaagttatttaacctattatattatattatactatattttgagcacttttttaaacaaaattttattaCCGTGATAATATCatttaccgtgataaaagcatgagcaattaatcacaacaggaaaatttgatactggCATATCCCTAGTGGTGACCCTATATAATGgccattttattaataaaagtgcaTGGTGTCATATCTCTGACTGTCATTAAGTGTTATGTTAGGTCAGATTTGTTACTTTCAATCGTATAAatcaaaaagcaaaaaataaatacataaataaataaataaaagtgcagGGCAGTGCTGACAACAAGCTTCTGTGTTCCTGTTTTCTGTGAGTGCACAGCGCAATCTgcaatcttctctctctctctctctctctctctctgtgctgcttTTTGTGTTCCTGCTTTCCTTCTGTTATATTTGTGCCCTTGTACTAATGATCCACAACCCTCTGCTTGCTCGCAGCACCTGGATTTACTCGTGAGTATTTGTGCTCTGCTGCGGTTCTGCTCATCTTTTTAGACACCTCTCGTCTAGTTCCACTCGTCTCTCTAGAAAGCTGTTCCTCTTCATAGACACCTGTCTTTCGTAATTGCCCGTCTAGTTTTATCTGGTTGActgattttctttctctcttttctggtGATTGTTTCAGCTCTGTATAGTATTGTTCTTGTACATAAATGAGTCATTCTTGTAAACTTGAGTCAGTGGCAGTGTTTTCACGCTGATGGCATCACCATGTGAATCAGACTTATGGGAAGTTCTCATTTTCTTGAAAGTAAAAAAGGGGTTTAAACGTGGTGTTTTTGCCAATAGACTGTGTTTTGGCAAGCCTGACTCACTCCCTGCATCAGATTAAACAAGATTTAAAGATGCGGGACTAATGCTTTATTACATTGTTTCCAGTTTATTTCAGTGGCCTGTCTGTAGATTAATATAATTTGTGCCATCTGCTAAACATGCCACTGGGCCAAGTCCTGTAGTTCAATTACCTTTGCCTTTTTCAAACTTTGATTGATGCACTACTCTTCCTGCTTtgtctttttatgtaatttaacttCGTTTATGTTGCTTCTGTTCATGCTTACCATTTCTGAAAGTAAACACTGCCTCTCATCATTTTCAATTATGCATTACAAGTTCTAAAGTAGTTGTTTAAGTATAGAGTAATACAaatatgagagtaaaaaaaaaaaagtctcttatgctcatcaaggctgcatttatttgatcacaaaaaggaaagaaaaccgtaatcttgcaaaatgttttttaaaacataaaataatagtttctatttcaatatcctttaaaatattatttatttatgtgatgcaaagctgaatttccatcagccattactcagtatgaagtgtcacatgatccttaagaaatcattataatatgctgatttattattagaattatcagtCCTGGCAACAGTTGTGCtcccagatattttttttttgaaattgcaatatttttttcaggattctttgatgaataaaactgtaaaaagaacagcatttatcatttctaataaatataaatctttgctatcactccTTAACAAttcaacacatccttgctgaataaaagtttaaattaaaaaaatagaaagaaagaataaaaatttactgaacccaaacttttgaactgtagtgtatattgttagaaaagatttatatttgaaagaaatgctcttctttttaacattttattcatcaaagaatcctgaaaaaagtatcacacgtTCCAAAAAACTATTGTAGCACAACAGTTTCAAccctgataataaatcagcatattagaatgatttctgaacaatatattttttgatcaaataaaagcagccttgatgagcagaagaaactcctgtaaaaaacattaaaaaccattCTGATCCCAAACGTTTAATTGGTAGTGTATATGTCACTGTACAACTGTACGGTTTTAGATGTACATATTTTATTACTCATTAGTGCCAGTCTGCTTGATCTGGGTCTCCGGTTAACCTCTCTGTCTTTATTATTAGGGTTCCTTTcatctcttttcattttaatgtttgaaTATCTAGAAGTTGCATGTAATCTGAGCGATGCAGGAATGTTTGGATCCTAGTTCTGATTGAGGTTTACTACTAGTATCCAGTTATTTAATGGTTTGTTTGTCTTTCCATCTATAGAATTGCAAGACCAGGTGTTGCGTGTTTTCAAGGCGGACCAGCAAAGTCGTTACTTACTGATCAATAAGGACACCACAGCAAGAGAAGCAGCCAATCAGGCAATGCGAGAGTTTGGCTTGACGGCGAGTCCTGAAGCCTATTCGCTCTGCGAGGTGTCAGTCACTCAGGAGGGAGTAATCAAACAGAGACGGCTGCCTGATCAGCTCTCTAAACTGGCCGACAGGATACAGCTGAGTGCCAGGTTTGGTCTTGAGCtcaatttaagaaattaattttttgAC
Encoded proteins:
- the LOC132142205 gene encoding rap guanine nucleotide exchange factor 2-like isoform X5, with translation MHADRMASYVDNSFRHAIIKNPVERTQQDLQIVYSYLHGMEALSNLREHQLRLMCETVRYEQHEANEVLYYPDDIGTCWYILLSGSVFIKESMFLPRSSFGKRSAGSLRRGCECIILEASEMIVVDYVDDNDEYFQRQASHRQSRRRFRKINQCGERQTIIDTVDHYPVSKPPLPPGHHSECSKSQLLTDISKPHPSDSCHSHITSSQSHSSIASDSGSSSLSDIYQATESECGDMDLSGLPETAVDTDEDDDDEDVGRGSDPLMSRDIVRDCLEKDPMDRTDDDIEQLLEFVQQLPAFASLSVSVRRELCAVMVFAVVERARTIVLNHGEELDSWSVILNGAVEVIYPDGGSESVCMGGSFGVSPSMEKQLMTGVMRTKVDDCQFVCIAQQEYCSILNQVEQNTQRVEEEGEIVMVKEHRELDRTGTRKGHIVVKGTAERLMQHLVEDHSVVDPTYIEDFLLTYRTFLPSPLILGQRLLDWFNDSSYRDKVTRVVLLWVNNHFSDFEGDPDMSSFLEEFQSNLEREKMTGQLRLLNIACAAKAKPRVITINRPAREMPLPFTLIGGAERGTRLFISGVEVGSKAEEAGLKRGDQILEVNGQTFENVQLSKAVEILRNNTQLCMSVKTNLLVFKELVARVAEERKNGIPHLPKIGDGKKNSRYSVAELGADSDLIGQEKVSRKVKAHTVGGRNKLMKILDKTRMSILPQKPYSDLGIGQTQDDSIVGLRQNKQTPPTMAVSGNLSSSNPDLAPGQQRIIDYSTQPPAPGFTQLQDQVLRVFKADQQSRYLLINKDTTAREAANQAMREFGLTASPEAYSLCEVSVTQEGVIKQRRLPDQLSKLADRIQLSARYYLKSNMETETLCSDVEAQEMQRESVVPLLSLSSMEIANQLSARNYLRFSGIEPTDYITDLFKLRPQEPPTNLRNFEDLVNQETFWVATEVVQEANLAKRVKIIKHFIKIALHCRDCKNFNSMFAIISGFNLAPVSRLRSTWERLPGKYEKLLAELQDVFDPSRNMAKYRNLLNKHNLQPPVIPLFPVIKKDLTFLHEGNNSKVDGLVNFEKLRMIAREIRHVVRMASITMDPALLFKTRKKKWRSLGSLSQVSSSSLSDIGTMGGKRKGRRSSFLSTKKLYEVEMMSRRVRQYLDTHTHESDEDKLHKLSLQCEPANSSMLKNSGERKRVDVSPVGQRSTTPQQTNGNHGRRKSLGKELPPFGPRLVVSDAPDKLSLLSSSSSDLIMVDDHTHAQPHTLTHPLSMRRGEPDQISLGSYSLTQDQCDRASLDAADSGRGSWTSCSSGSHDNIQSIPQRVGYYDNRSWETLSDGMGRSHMTTPTGHWGDELEGDTGTIKRRGGKDETPNTNKNAVSRREGRFREPPPTPPGYTALSLAEADSHSHAHGRRPPDYTAALQRSRFLKRSCDPPPHPSSRLPAYNHCQSPARPQPDENEQISAV
- the LOC132142205 gene encoding rap guanine nucleotide exchange factor 2-like isoform X1, yielding MHADRMASYVDNSFRHAIIKNPVERTQQDLQIVYSYLHGMEALSNLREHQLRLMCETVRYEQHEANEVLYYPDDIGTCWYILLSGSVFIKESMFLPRSSFGKRSAGSLRRGCECIILEASEMIVVDYVDDNDEYFQRQASHRQSRRRFRKINQCGERQTIIDTVDHYPVSKPPLPPGHHSECSKSQLLTDISKPHPSDSCHSHITSSQSHSSIASDSGSSSLSDIYQATESECGDMDLSGLPETAVDTDEDDDDEDVGRGSDPLMSRDIVRDCLEKDPMDRTDDDIEQLLEFVQQLPAFASLSVSVRRELCAVMVFAVVERARTIVLNHGEELDSWSVILNGAVEVIYPDGGSESVCMGGSFGVSPSMEKQLMTGVMRTKVDDCQFVCIAQQEYCSILNQVEQNTQRVEEEGEIVMVKEHRELDRTGTRKGHIVVKGTAERLMQHLVEDHSVVDPTYIEDFLLTYRTFLPSPLILGQRLLDWFNDSSYRDKVTRVVLLWVNNHFSDFEGDPDMSSFLEEFQSNLEREKMTGQLRLLNIACAAKAKPRVITINRPAREMPLPFTLIGGAERGTRLFISGVEVGSKAEEAGLKRGDQILEVNGQTFENVQLSKAVEILRNNTQLCMSVKTNLLVFKELVARVAEERKNGIPHLPKIGDGKKNSRYSVAELGADSDLIGQEKVSRKVKAHTVGGRNKLMKILDKTRMSILPQKPYSDLGIGQTQDDSIVGLRQNKQTPPTMAVSGNLSSSNPDLAPGQQRIIDYSTQPPAPGFTQLQDQVLRVFKADQQSRYLLINKDTTAREAANQAMREFGLTASPEAYSLCEVSVTQEGVIKQRRLPDQLSKLADRIQLSARYYLKSNMETETLCSDVEAQEMQRESVVPLLSLSSMEIANQLSARNYLRFSGIEPTDYITDLFKLRPQEPPTNLRNFEDLVNQETFWVATEVVQEANLAKRVKIIKHFIKIALHCRDCKNFNSMFAIISGFNLAPVSRLRSTWERLPGKYEKLLAELQDVFDPSRNMAKYRNLLNKHNLQPPVIPLFPVIKKDLTFLHEGNNSKVDGLVNFEKLRMIAREIRHVVRMASITMDPALLFKTRKKKWRSLGSLSQVSSSSLSDIGTMGGKRKGRRSSFLSTKKLYEVEMMSRRVRQYLDTHTHESDEDKLHKLSLQCEPANSSMLKNSGERKRVDVSPVGQRSTTPQQTNGNHGRRKSLGKELPPFGAQSPQSLHKILSLSEEGRDRHRKPPEDSRSLLSSPRTSPRSTPRKGPRLVVSDAPDKLSLLSSSSSDLIMVDDHTHAQPHTLTHPLSMRRGEPDQISLGSYSLTQDQCDRASLDAADSGRGSWTSCSSGSHDNIQSIPQRVGYYDNRSWETLSDGMGRSHMTTPTGHWGDELEGDTGTIKRRGGKDETPNTNKNAVSRREGRFREPPPTPPGYTALSLAEADSHSHAHGRRPPDYTAALQRSRFLKRSCDPPPHPSSRLPAYNHCQSPARPQPDENEQISAV